Proteins encoded together in one Variovorax paradoxus window:
- the ahcY gene encoding adenosylhomocysteinase: MSAVLKPTPVSSADQAIADLSLAAWGRKEIRIAETEMPGLMAIREEFSKAQPLKGARITGSLHMTIQTAVLIETLQALGATVRWASCNIFSTQDHAAAAIAAAGTPVFAIKGESLKDYWDYTHAIFDFGPKGSKGEGPNMILDDGGDATLLMHLGQRAEKDLGVLANPTSEEERILYAAIKAKLAVDSTWYTRKSAEIIGVTEETTTGVHRLNEMSAKGTLLFRAINVNDSVTKSKFDNLYGCRESLVDGIKRATDVMIAGKVACVAGYGDVGKGSAQALRALSAQVWVTEIDPINALQAAMEGYKVVTMEYAADKADIFVTTTGNKDVIRHEHMVAMKDQAIVCNIGHFDNEIDVASIEKYEWEEIKPQVDHITFPDGKKIILLAKGRLVNLGCGTGHPSFVMSSSFANQTIAQIELFTKPDAYQAGKVYVLPKHLDEKVARLHLKKVGAMLTELTDEQAAYIGVNKAGPYKADTYRY, translated from the coding sequence ATGAGCGCTGTTCTCAAGCCCACCCCCGTTTCCTCCGCCGACCAGGCCATTGCCGACCTCTCGCTGGCCGCCTGGGGCCGCAAGGAAATCCGCATTGCGGAAACCGAAATGCCCGGCCTGATGGCCATCCGTGAAGAGTTCTCGAAGGCGCAGCCGCTCAAGGGCGCGCGCATCACGGGTTCGCTGCACATGACCATCCAGACCGCCGTGCTGATCGAGACGCTGCAAGCGCTCGGCGCCACCGTTCGCTGGGCCTCGTGCAACATTTTCTCGACGCAGGACCACGCCGCTGCTGCCATTGCCGCCGCGGGCACTCCGGTGTTCGCGATCAAGGGCGAGTCGCTGAAGGACTACTGGGACTACACCCACGCCATCTTCGACTTCGGCCCCAAGGGTTCGAAGGGCGAAGGCCCGAACATGATCCTGGACGACGGCGGCGACGCCACGCTGCTGATGCACCTGGGCCAGCGCGCTGAAAAGGACCTGGGCGTGCTCGCCAACCCGACCAGCGAGGAAGAACGCATCCTCTACGCGGCCATCAAGGCCAAGCTGGCTGTCGATTCGACCTGGTACACGCGCAAGTCGGCCGAGATCATCGGCGTGACCGAGGAAACGACGACCGGCGTGCACCGCCTGAACGAGATGAGCGCCAAGGGCACGCTGCTGTTCCGCGCCATCAACGTGAACGACTCGGTCACCAAGAGCAAGTTCGACAACCTGTACGGCTGCCGCGAATCGCTGGTGGACGGCATCAAGCGCGCCACCGACGTGATGATTGCCGGCAAGGTGGCCTGCGTGGCCGGCTACGGCGACGTGGGCAAGGGCTCGGCCCAGGCGCTGCGCGCACTGAGCGCCCAGGTGTGGGTGACCGAGATCGACCCCATCAATGCTCTGCAGGCCGCAATGGAAGGCTACAAGGTCGTCACCATGGAATACGCCGCCGACAAGGCCGACATCTTCGTGACCACCACGGGCAACAAGGACGTGATCCGCCATGAGCACATGGTTGCCATGAAGGACCAGGCCATCGTCTGCAACATCGGCCACTTCGACAACGAGATCGACGTTGCGTCGATCGAGAAGTACGAGTGGGAAGAGATCAAGCCGCAGGTCGACCACATCACCTTCCCGGACGGCAAGAAGATCATCCTCTTGGCCAAGGGCCGCCTCGTGAACCTGGGCTGTGGCACGGGCCACCCGAGCTTCGTGATGTCGTCGTCGTTCGCGAACCAGACCATTGCCCAGATCGAGCTCTTCACCAAGCCCGACGCGTACCAGGCCGGCAAGGTCTACGTGCTGCCCAAGCACCTGGACGAGAAGGTCGCGCGCCTGCACCTGAAGAAGGTCGGCGCCATGCTCACCGAGCTGACCGACGAACAGGCCGCCTACATCGGCGTGAACAAGGCGGGTCCGTACAAGGCGGACACGTACCGGTACTGA
- a CDS encoding TlyA family RNA methyltransferase, producing the protein MRADQLLVERGFAASRSQAVRLIAGGMRWRDAGTGDAWRSVVKNRDEVPESAEVELDDAAEARYVSRGGLKLEGALAASGLDPSGKLCLDVGQSTGGFTDCLLQRGAAKVVGVDVGHGQLHARLREDERVVAIEGVNARALTADDLQEEGEEEPSELRFDLIVGDLSFISQTLVLPALMPFLADDGHLLMLVKPQFELQPGQVGKGGIVRDESMYAVVEKRLRDACEALELRVLQWFDSPIAGGDGNREFFIHAVRAVQADGS; encoded by the coding sequence ATGCGCGCTGATCAATTGCTGGTCGAACGCGGCTTTGCCGCGTCGCGCTCGCAGGCCGTGCGGCTGATTGCCGGCGGCATGCGCTGGCGCGACGCCGGCACGGGCGACGCGTGGCGCTCCGTCGTGAAGAACCGCGACGAAGTGCCCGAATCGGCCGAAGTCGAACTCGACGACGCGGCGGAGGCGCGCTACGTGTCGCGTGGCGGGCTCAAGCTTGAGGGTGCGCTGGCAGCGAGCGGCCTGGACCCATCGGGCAAGCTGTGCCTCGACGTGGGCCAGTCGACCGGAGGCTTCACCGACTGCCTGCTGCAGCGCGGCGCTGCGAAGGTGGTGGGCGTCGACGTGGGCCACGGGCAGTTGCATGCGCGGTTGCGCGAAGACGAGCGTGTGGTCGCCATCGAAGGCGTCAATGCGCGCGCGTTGACGGCGGACGATCTGCAAGAGGAGGGCGAAGAAGAGCCTTCCGAACTGCGCTTCGACCTCATCGTCGGCGACCTGTCGTTCATTTCGCAGACGCTGGTGCTGCCGGCGCTGATGCCGTTCCTGGCCGATGACGGCCATTTGCTGATGCTGGTCAAGCCGCAGTTCGAATTGCAGCCGGGGCAGGTCGGCAAGGGCGGCATCGTCCGCGACGAGTCGATGTATGCGGTGGTCGAAAAGCGCCTGCGCGATGCCTGCGAAGCCCTCGAGCTTCGCGTGCTGCAGTGGTTCGACAGCCCCATTGCCGGCGGCGACGGCAACCGCGAGTTTTTCATTCACGCCGTGCGCGCTGTTCAAGCGGACGGCTCTTAA